In the Ctenopharyngodon idella isolate HZGC_01 chromosome 4, HZGC01, whole genome shotgun sequence genome, one interval contains:
- the nampt1 gene encoding nicotinamide phosphoribosyltransferase: MEQHTGTEDFNILLATDSYKVTHYKQYPPNTSKVYSYFECREKKTDPTKHRKVKYDKTVFYGLQYILNKYLKGQVVTPAKIQEAKEVYREHFQDDVFNEKGWNYILEKYNGHLPIEIKAVPEGSVIPRGNVLFTVESTDPECYWLTNWVETILVQSWYPITVATNSREQKKILAKYLMETSGSLEGLEYKLHDFGYRGVSSQETAGIGASAHLVNFKGTDTVAGICVIKKYYGTKDPVPGFSVPAAEHSTITAWGKDHEKDAFEHIIKQFPSVPVSIVSDSYDIYNACEKIWGEDLRSLIEMRSADAPLVVRPDSGNPLDTVLKVLEILGKKFHPTENSKGYKVLPPYIRVIQGDGVDINTLQEIVEGMKQHRWSIENIAFGSGGALLQKLTRDLLNCSFKCSYVVTNGLGVNVFKDPVADPNKRSKKGRLSLHRTPSGDFVTLEEGKGDLEQYGDDLLHTVFRNGKIVKTYTFDEVRDNAKLKESELEDLLL, translated from the exons ATGGAGCAGCACACAGGCACCGAGGACTTCAACATCTTGTTAGCTACTGACTCCTACAAG GTCACTCATTACAAACAGTACCCACCCAACACTAGTAAGGTGTATTCTTACTTCGAGTGCCGCGAGAAGAAGACAGACCCTACCAAGCACAGAAAAGTCAAATACGACAAGACGGTCTTCTATGGGCTTCAGTACATTCTCAACAAATACTTAAAAG GACAGGTTGTGACACCAGCGAAGATTCAGGAAGCAAAGGAGGTCTACCGGGAACACTTTCAGGATGATGTGTTCAACGAAAAGGGATGGAATTACATTTTGGAG AAATACAACGGTCACCTGCCCATCGAGATCAAGGCCGTGCCGGAGGGAAGTGTTATCCCGCGTGGGAATGTGCTGTTCACCGTAGAAAGCACCGATCCGGAGTGCTACTGGCTCACCAACTGGGTTGAG ACTATCCTGGTTCAGTCCTGGTATCCCATCACCGTCGCAACCAACTCACGAGAACAGAAGAAGATTCTGGCCAAATATCTCATGGAAACGTCAGGAAGCCTGGAGGGACTGGAATATAAACTGCATGACTTCGGCTACAGAGGGGTTTCATCTCAAGAG ACGGCTGGTATCGGCGCATCTGCACACTTGGTAAACTTCAAAGGAACAGACACTGTGGCCGGGATCTGCGTTATCAAGAAGTACTACGGCACCAAAGACCCGGTTCCTGGTTTCTCAGTACCAGCTGCAGAACACAG CACAATCACTGCCTGGGGAAAGGACCATGAGAAGGATGCTTTTGAACACATCATCAAGCAGTTTCCCTCTGTCCCTGTGTCTATCGTCAGCGACAGCTACGACATCTACAACGCCTGTGAGAAGATCTGGGGGGAAGATCTGAGGAGTCTGATTGAGATGAGGAGCGCAGACGCCCCGCTGGTGGTCCGACCAGATTCAGGAAACCCTCTAGACACGGTGCTAAAG GTCCTAGAGATTTTAGGAAAGAAATTTCATCCGACTGAGAACTCTAAAGGCTATAAAGTGCTTCCGCCCTACATCAGAGTCATTCAGGGTGACGGTGTGGACATCAATACTTTACAGGAG ATTGTAGAGGGCATGAAACAGCACAGATGGAGCATCGAAAACATTGCGTTTGGCTCAGGTGGAGCTTTGCTGCAGAAACTGACCCGAGATCTGCTCAACTGCTCTTTTAAGTGCAGTTATGTGGTGACGAACGGATTGGGC GTAAACGTCTTCAAGGATCCTGTTGCAGACCCCAACAAAAGGTCAAAGAAGGGTCGGCTTTCTCTTCACAGGACGCCAAGTGGAGATTTTGTTACTCTGGAAGAGGGGAAGGGTGATCTGGAGCAGTATGGAGAT GACTTGCTGCACACTGTGTTCAGGAACGGGAAGATTGTAAAGACGTACACCTTCGATGAGGTCAGAGACAATGCCAAGCTGAAGGAGAGCGAACTGGAGGATCTGCTGCTCTGA